A portion of the Acidobacteriota bacterium genome contains these proteins:
- a CDS encoding DEAD/DEAH box helicase, translating to MSLGLTPAGHLRWTPRDGDPVPPAIAPLQTAFEADWREALFTLAADRTDTHEAPDARFWQEIAERHLTALCHLPEHESRVAVEPPTAADCAAWILSAPPMRGGEYLSEDSLQGVWSHLDAWVRETVEDTAGGLPAFLRARAPSWHQVGRVCFHLAENRNDPERPFAFMATYASGFGASGRVKHLPLRRALQQYAGAKNRAALISLLSPIQQAAETCDWVRELAESGDVYQPLAWTPDRAYRLLRSVPELESSGLSVRLPNWWRKRPRPRVSVTIGDTAPSMVGAEAMVDFDVGVALGGEPLSRAELETLLDGDGELVLLKGQWVEVDRERLREAIEHWEAVREMAGDDGISFVEGMRLLAGASADLRHEDRTEAERPWVHVDAGDGMRELLAGMRQPDALDPAALGGALRATLRPYQRDGVAWLRLLTTLGLGACLADDMGLGKTIQVLALLLCDRAGDAPPPAPALLVIPASLLGNWRREAERFAPSLALRFLHPAETDRQTLTDVAAAPARRLAGVDLAVTTYAMLQRQPWLADVQWRLVILDEAQAVKNPDTRQSRAVRKLAARARIALTGTPVENRLGDLWALFDFLNPGLLGSRDVFNRFVKELQRRDEQPFAPLRRLVAPYILRRLKTDRRIIADLPDKTETTRDCHLTRKQVALYQRIVRAMQDELEATEGIQRRGVVLRSLMRLKQTCNHPSQLAGDGDYRPGDSGKFARLAEICEELSARQERALVFTQFREIIDPLSEYLATIFGRPGLVLHGATGVKRRQALVDGFQRDDGPPFFILSLKAGGTGLNLTAASHVIHFDRWWNPAVENQATDRAFRIGQRRNVLVHRFVTRGTIEEKIDRMIAEKRQLADDLLDGESEVNLTELSDDELIDLVRLDVTRANPQAAS from the coding sequence ATGAGCCTCGGACTGACGCCGGCCGGGCACCTGCGCTGGACACCTCGCGACGGCGACCCCGTCCCGCCCGCCATCGCGCCCCTGCAAACCGCCTTCGAGGCCGACTGGCGCGAGGCGCTTTTCACGCTGGCCGCGGACCGGACCGACACGCATGAAGCGCCCGACGCGCGTTTCTGGCAGGAGATCGCCGAACGCCACCTGACCGCATTGTGCCACCTGCCGGAGCACGAGTCGCGCGTCGCGGTCGAGCCTCCGACCGCGGCCGACTGCGCCGCCTGGATCCTGTCCGCCCCGCCGATGCGCGGCGGCGAGTATCTCTCCGAGGACAGCCTGCAGGGTGTCTGGAGCCACCTCGACGCCTGGGTGCGCGAAACCGTCGAGGACACGGCCGGCGGCCTGCCGGCATTTCTCCGCGCCCGGGCCCCGAGCTGGCACCAGGTGGGCCGGGTCTGCTTCCACCTGGCCGAGAACCGCAACGACCCGGAGCGGCCGTTTGCGTTCATGGCCACCTACGCGTCGGGATTCGGCGCGAGCGGACGGGTGAAGCACCTCCCCCTTCGCCGGGCGCTGCAGCAGTACGCCGGGGCGAAGAACCGCGCCGCGCTCATCTCCCTGCTGTCACCGATCCAGCAGGCCGCCGAGACGTGCGACTGGGTGCGGGAGCTGGCTGAGTCGGGCGACGTCTACCAGCCGCTGGCGTGGACGCCGGATCGCGCCTACCGGCTGCTGCGCAGCGTGCCGGAGCTGGAGTCGAGCGGCCTGTCCGTGCGCCTGCCGAACTGGTGGCGCAAGCGGCCGCGACCACGGGTCAGCGTCACCATCGGCGACACCGCGCCGTCGATGGTGGGCGCCGAGGCGATGGTGGACTTCGACGTGGGCGTAGCGCTGGGCGGCGAGCCGCTGTCGCGCGCCGAGCTCGAGACGCTGCTCGACGGCGACGGCGAGCTGGTGCTGCTGAAGGGCCAGTGGGTCGAGGTGGACCGCGAGCGGCTGCGCGAGGCGATCGAGCACTGGGAGGCGGTGCGCGAGATGGCCGGGGACGACGGCATCTCGTTCGTCGAGGGCATGCGCCTGCTCGCCGGCGCGTCGGCCGATCTCCGCCACGAGGATCGGACGGAGGCCGAACGCCCGTGGGTGCACGTCGACGCCGGCGACGGGATGCGCGAACTCCTGGCCGGGATGCGGCAGCCGGATGCGCTCGATCCGGCGGCGCTCGGCGGCGCCCTGCGGGCCACGCTGCGGCCGTACCAGCGCGACGGCGTGGCGTGGCTCCGCCTGTTGACGACGCTGGGCCTGGGCGCCTGCCTCGCGGACGACATGGGCCTGGGCAAGACCATCCAGGTGCTGGCGCTGCTGCTGTGCGACCGCGCCGGGGATGCGCCCCCGCCGGCGCCCGCGCTGCTCGTCATTCCCGCCTCCCTGCTCGGGAACTGGCGCCGCGAGGCCGAGCGATTCGCCCCGTCGCTGGCGCTGCGGTTCCTCCACCCTGCAGAGACGGACCGGCAGACGCTGACGGACGTCGCGGCGGCGCCGGCCCGGCGCCTGGCCGGGGTCGACCTCGCGGTGACGACCTACGCGATGCTGCAGCGGCAGCCCTGGCTGGCCGACGTGCAGTGGCGGCTGGTGATTCTGGACGAGGCGCAGGCCGTCAAGAACCCCGACACCCGCCAGAGCCGCGCGGTGCGCAAGCTGGCGGCCCGCGCCCGCATCGCCCTGACCGGCACGCCGGTCGAGAACCGCCTGGGAGACCTGTGGGCGCTGTTCGACTTCCTGAACCCGGGGCTGCTCGGCTCGCGCGACGTGTTCAACCGATTCGTCAAGGAGTTGCAGCGGCGCGACGAGCAGCCGTTCGCGCCGCTACGCCGGCTCGTCGCCCCCTACATCCTGCGGCGCCTGAAGACGGACCGCCGCATCATCGCCGACCTGCCGGACAAGACCGAGACGACGCGCGACTGCCACCTGACCCGCAAGCAGGTCGCCCTCTACCAGCGCATCGTGCGCGCCATGCAGGACGAGCTGGAAGCGACCGAGGGCATCCAGCGGCGCGGCGTGGTGCTGCGGTCGCTCATGCGGCTGAAGCAGACCTGCAACCACCCCAGCCAGCTCGCCGGCGACGGCGACTACCGGCCCGGCGACAGCGGCAAGTTCGCGCGCCTGGCCGAGATCTGCGAGGAGCTGTCCGCGCGCCAGGAACGGGCCCTGGTCTTCACGCAGTTCCGGGAGATCATCGACCCGCTGTCGGAGTACCTGGCGACGATCTTCGGCCGGCCCGGCCTCGTGCTGCACGGCGCGACCGGCGTCAAGCGGCGGCAGGCGCTGGTGGACGGTTTCCAGCGGGACGACGGGCCGCCCTTCTTCATCCTGTCGCTCAAGGCGGGCGGCACCGGGCTGAACCTGACGGCGGCCTCCCACGTCATCCACTTCGACCGCTGGTGGAACCCGGCGGTGGAGAACCAGGCCACCGACCGCGCCTTCCGCATCGGCCAGCGGCGCAACGTCCTGGTCCACCGCTTCGTCACGCGCGGCACCATCGAGGAGAAGATCGATCGGATGATTGCCGAGAAACGGCAGTTGGCCGATGATCTGCTCGACGGCGAGAGTGAGGTCAACCTCACCGAGCTGTCCGACGACGAGTTGATCGACCTGGTCCGGCTTGACGTCACGCGCGCGAATCCGCAGGCGGCGAGCTGA
- a CDS encoding DUF1592 domain-containing protein, translated as MLKRMRVAVGIVVPALVAVSAAGTVHAQVPAPAEAGRPPVVTGTPQAPVAPVATGAAQAVVDRTCRRCHNERLRSGNLSLADFEVAGAAKQADVAEHMVRKLRAGLMPPAGVRRPDESALIGLAEELETRLDAAAEANPNPGRRGFQRLNRAEYERSIRDLLALDVDAGDYLPLDTKSANFDNIADVQMLSPTLMNGYLRAASEISRLAVGDPAAAAVEAAYKVPRWVSQREQVEGAPYGSRGGVAVTHTFPADGEYRFRVSFHHETTGELFGSGRAALHTTERREQVEIAIDGERAAVFELDRWMHVSDPNGVNLWTDPIHVTAGPHRVSAVFVPQFDGPVQDLISPHDWSLASTSIANAYGFTSLPHLRDLAIRGPQTVTGVSETPSRARIFTCRPAAPEEARPGGRVGSSAGPELPRRKLPARDCASEIIGGLGAAAYRRSLTPANHEGLMALYDAGEEEGGFEAGVRMAIEGMLASPHFVFRFEEPPVDVPSTASFPIADHDLASRLSFFLWSSAPDAELLALAGEQRLSEPDVLERQVRRMLADPRAEALATRFAAQWLRLPDLEALQPDVRVYPDFDEQLKWAMQRETELFFQHLLREDRSVLELLDADWTFVNERLARHYGLPGVVGSGFRRVTYPPGDPRRGLLGHGSVLALTSYADRTSPVLRGKWAMEVLLGSPPPPPPPDVPDLEDTVVAEDGRLLSVRERLERHRASPACASCHRMMDPIGLALERYDVTGARRLWDNGSRIDASGELYDGTPIGSAADLREALLRRPLPIVRTFVENLMAYALGRRLEHYDMPAVREIARAAGTAENRLSAFILGVVRTPAFRMKGGLAGESNP; from the coding sequence ATGCTGAAGAGAATGCGGGTTGCGGTCGGAATCGTGGTCCCGGCGCTGGTCGCCGTGTCCGCGGCAGGTACGGTGCATGCGCAGGTTCCAGCCCCGGCCGAGGCCGGGCGGCCCCCCGTTGTGACCGGGACCCCGCAGGCGCCGGTCGCGCCGGTCGCGACCGGCGCGGCGCAGGCGGTAGTGGACCGCACCTGTCGCCGCTGCCACAACGAGCGTCTCCGCTCCGGCAACCTGTCGCTGGCGGACTTCGAGGTCGCCGGGGCCGCGAAGCAGGCCGACGTGGCCGAGCACATGGTCCGCAAGCTGCGCGCCGGCCTGATGCCCCCTGCCGGCGTCCGGCGCCCGGACGAATCGGCCCTGATCGGCCTGGCCGAGGAGTTGGAGACGCGGCTCGACGCGGCCGCCGAAGCGAATCCCAATCCGGGGCGGCGCGGCTTTCAGCGTCTGAACCGCGCCGAGTACGAACGGTCGATTCGCGACCTGCTGGCTCTCGACGTCGATGCGGGCGACTACCTGCCGCTCGACACCAAGAGCGCCAACTTCGACAACATCGCCGATGTGCAGATGCTGTCGCCGACGCTGATGAACGGCTATCTGCGCGCCGCCAGCGAGATCAGCCGGCTCGCGGTGGGCGACCCGGCGGCCGCCGCGGTGGAGGCCGCCTACAAGGTACCGCGCTGGGTCTCGCAGCGCGAGCAGGTCGAGGGTGCGCCGTACGGCTCGCGGGGCGGCGTCGCGGTGACGCACACCTTTCCGGCCGACGGCGAGTACCGCTTCCGCGTCTCGTTCCACCACGAGACGACGGGCGAGCTCTTCGGCAGCGGCCGCGCCGCGCTGCACACGACGGAGCGGCGCGAGCAGGTCGAGATCGCCATCGACGGCGAGCGGGCGGCGGTCTTCGAACTCGATCGCTGGATGCACGTCTCCGATCCGAACGGCGTCAACCTCTGGACCGATCCGATCCACGTCACCGCCGGTCCGCACCGCGTGTCGGCCGTCTTCGTGCCGCAGTTCGACGGCCCCGTCCAGGATCTGATCTCTCCGCACGACTGGTCGCTGGCGAGCACCAGCATCGCCAACGCCTACGGCTTCACGAGCCTGCCCCACCTGCGCGATCTCGCGATCCGGGGGCCGCAGACGGTGACCGGCGTCTCCGAGACCCCCAGCCGGGCGCGCATCTTCACGTGCCGGCCCGCGGCGCCGGAAGAGGCCCGCCCCGGCGGGCGTGTTGGAAGTTCCGCCGGCCCGGAACTTCCGCGCCGGAAGCTCCCGGCGCGCGACTGCGCGAGCGAGATCATCGGCGGGCTCGGCGCCGCGGCCTACCGGCGTTCGCTCACCCCCGCCAACCATGAGGGGCTGATGGCCCTGTACGATGCCGGGGAGGAAGAGGGCGGCTTCGAGGCGGGCGTGCGGATGGCCATCGAGGGGATGCTGGCCAGCCCCCACTTCGTGTTCCGCTTCGAGGAGCCCCCGGTAGACGTGCCGTCCACCGCCAGCTTTCCGATCGCGGACCACGACCTCGCGTCGCGCCTGTCGTTCTTCCTCTGGTCGTCCGCACCCGACGCCGAGCTGCTGGCGCTGGCCGGCGAGCAGCGCCTGTCGGAACCGGACGTGCTCGAGCGGCAGGTGCGGAGGATGCTCGCCGATCCCCGCGCGGAGGCGCTCGCCACGCGCTTCGCGGCCCAGTGGCTGCGGTTGCCGGACCTGGAGGCGCTGCAGCCGGACGTTCGCGTCTACCCGGACTTCGACGAGCAGCTCAAGTGGGCGATGCAGCGCGAGACCGAGCTCTTCTTCCAGCATCTGCTCCGCGAGGATCGGAGCGTGCTGGAGCTGCTCGACGCCGACTGGACGTTCGTCAACGAGCGTCTCGCCAGGCACTACGGGCTCCCCGGCGTCGTAGGGTCCGGGTTCCGCCGCGTGACGTATCCGCCGGGCGACCCCCGGCGCGGGCTGCTGGGGCACGGCAGCGTGTTGGCCCTGACCTCCTACGCCGACCGCACGTCGCCGGTGCTGCGCGGCAAGTGGGCGATGGAGGTGCTGTTGGGGAGTCCGCCGCCTCCGCCGCCGCCCGACGTGCCGGATCTGGAGGACACGGTCGTCGCCGAGGACGGCCGGCTGCTCTCGGTGCGCGAGCGGCTGGAGCGGCACCGCGCGAGCCCGGCGTGCGCCTCGTGCCATCGCATGATGGACCCGATCGGGCTGGCCCTGGAGCGCTACGACGTCACCGGGGCGCGCCGCCTGTGGGACAACGGCTCGCGGATCGACGCGTCGGGCGAGCTCTACGACGGCACGCCCATCGGCAGCGCTGCCGATCTGCGCGAGGCCCTGCTGCGGCGCCCGCTGCCGATAGTGCGGACCTTCGTCGAGAACCTGATGGCCTACGCCCTGGGGCGGCGCCTGGAGCACTACGACATGCCGGCCGTGCGGGAGATCGCCCGCGCCGCGGGCACCGCGGAAAACCGTCTCTCCGCCTTCATTCTCGGCGTGGTGCGCACGCCGGCGTTCCGGATGAAGGGCGGGCTGGCGGGGGAGAGCAATCCATGA
- a CDS encoding DUF1552 domain-containing protein, which produces MTLITGKHLPRRTFLRGVGVSVALPFLDAFVPAGLNRARAAAARSAADPTRLVAIENVHGAAGSTAYGASQHLWSPAAEGHDFDLTPSALSPLEPFRDVLTIVSDTDVAPAEAATPPEIGGDHFRSSATFLTQSHPKQTESSDVRAGISLDQLYASRFGQDTPIPSMQLCIENVDQAGGCAYGYSCVYTDTISWASPTEPLPMIRDPRLAFDLLFGAGGTAEQRTARRRERRSVLDFITAEVASLKRDLDPVDRRRMDRYLDDVREIERRIQRVEERNTSGEALLLPGAPAGVPDSFDEHVKLMFDLQALAFEADMTRVFSFKLSRDATGRVYPASGVDRGFHPSSHHGEQQARIEEFARLNRYHVSLIPYFLEKLRSIDEGSSNLLDKSLVIYGSPMGNPNVHNHKRCPLFVAGGANGKLPGNLHLRAEPGTPMANVMLDLLHRLGVDDLECFGDSTGTLSLSA; this is translated from the coding sequence ATGACCCTGATCACCGGCAAGCATCTGCCCCGGCGCACGTTCCTGCGCGGCGTGGGCGTCAGCGTGGCGCTGCCGTTCCTCGACGCCTTCGTGCCGGCCGGCCTGAACCGGGCGCGCGCCGCGGCAGCACGGTCCGCCGCGGATCCTACCCGGCTGGTCGCCATCGAGAACGTGCACGGGGCCGCCGGCAGCACCGCGTACGGCGCGTCGCAGCACCTGTGGTCTCCCGCCGCCGAGGGACACGACTTCGACCTGACGCCGAGCGCGCTGAGTCCGCTGGAGCCGTTCCGCGACGTGCTGACCATCGTCAGCGACACCGACGTGGCGCCGGCCGAAGCCGCGACCCCGCCGGAGATCGGGGGCGACCACTTCCGGTCGAGCGCGACGTTCCTGACCCAGTCGCATCCGAAGCAGACCGAGAGCTCGGACGTGCGGGCCGGCATCTCGCTGGACCAGCTCTACGCGTCGCGCTTCGGCCAGGACACGCCGATCCCCTCGATGCAGCTCTGCATCGAGAACGTCGACCAGGCCGGCGGCTGCGCCTACGGTTATTCGTGCGTCTACACGGACACGATCAGTTGGGCGTCGCCGACCGAGCCGCTGCCGATGATCCGGGACCCGCGGCTGGCCTTCGACCTGTTGTTCGGCGCCGGCGGTACGGCCGAGCAACGCACCGCGCGGCGGCGCGAGCGGCGCAGCGTGCTCGACTTCATCACCGCCGAGGTGGCCAGCCTCAAGCGCGACCTCGACCCGGTGGACCGGCGGCGCATGGACCGCTACCTGGACGACGTGCGCGAGATCGAGCGGCGCATCCAGCGGGTGGAGGAGCGCAACACCAGCGGCGAGGCGCTGCTGCTGCCGGGCGCGCCGGCGGGCGTGCCGGACTCGTTCGACGAGCACGTCAAGCTGATGTTCGACCTGCAGGCGCTGGCGTTCGAGGCGGACATGACGCGCGTCTTCTCGTTCAAGCTGTCGCGCGACGCCACCGGCCGCGTCTACCCGGCGAGCGGCGTCGACCGCGGGTTCCACCCTTCGTCCCACCACGGCGAGCAGCAGGCCCGGATCGAGGAGTTCGCGCGGCTCAACCGCTATCACGTGAGCCTGATTCCCTACTTCCTCGAGAAGCTCCGCAGCATCGACGAGGGGAGCTCGAACCTGCTGGACAAGTCGCTGGTCATCTACGGGTCGCCGATGGGCAATCCGAACGTGCACAACCACAAGCGGTGCCCGCTGTTCGTGGCCGGCGGCGCCAACGGGAAGCTGCCCGGCAACCTGCACCTGCGGGCCGAGCCGGGCACGCCGATGGCCAACGTCATGCTCGACCTGCTGCACCGCCTCGGCGTCGACGACCTCGAGTGCTTCGGCGACAGCACCGGGACGCTCTCGCTGTCGGCGTGA